GGCCATTAATTCTGACCACGTGCCTGAGAGGCAAGGTGGATGGCCCGGGGACAGACGCCGCTCATCACTATGTCCCGGGGAGCAGGACGTCCGCAGGGCACGCTGCGGGCTCTCGTCTTCCTCGGCGTCCTAGTGGGCATGGTGGTGCCCTCTCCTGCGGGCACGAGAGCCAACGGCACACTGCTGGCTTCGAGGGGCTGGGGCACCCTGCTATCCAGGTCTCGAGCCGGGCTGGCCGGAGAGATCGCTGGCGTGAACTGGGAGAGTGGCTACTTGGTGGGGATCAAGCGGCAGCGGAGGCTGTACTGCAACGTGGGCATCGGCTTCCACCTTCAGGTGCCCCCCGACGGCCGGATCAGCGGGACCCACGAGGAGAACCCCTACAGTGAGTGCCAGCCGCAGCCGGTTGGGGAAGCGGGGGGCTGGGACTCCAGCAGGTCTCTGGTGCCTGGGGTCCTGTGATAAAGTGGGGGGGATTCTACACTTGGGTGCCCACTAGCTTAGCCACCTCCCCCAACTCGCTTTGCTCCTGCAGGATGCATAGGCTGAGGTCTGAGCATCCTCTGCCATCAGCATGCCCCTGAGGCATTAATTCCTTCAGTATTTCAGGCACCACTGTGGCCTCATAGGACTACCGGGAACCCCCAGCCAGGGGGAGCCACAAAATGAGGGTGGAGAGAACTGGCAAGGATGCTTAGACCAGATTAGATATGAgctgctttttattttacttccctCTTTGAGAGGAAAGGCAAGTCGTTTGCAGATTTTCCAGCTGCAGCTTATCCTTCTTTC
This window of the Bos taurus isolate L1 Dominette 01449 registration number 42190680 breed Hereford chromosome 5, ARS-UCD2.0, whole genome shotgun sequence genome carries:
- the FGF6 gene encoding fibroblast growth factor 6, which gives rise to MARGQTPLITMSRGAGRPQGTLRALVFLGVLVGMVVPSPAGTRANGTLLASRGWGTLLSRSRAGLAGEIAGVNWESGYLVGIKRQRRLYCNVGIGFHLQVPPDGRISGTHEENPYSLLEISTVERGVVSLFGVKSALFVAMNSKGKLYATPSFQEECKFRETLLPNNYNAYESDLYRGAYIALSKYGRVKRGSKVSPTMTVTHFLPRI